A DNA window from Myxocyprinus asiaticus isolate MX2 ecotype Aquarium Trade chromosome 15, UBuf_Myxa_2, whole genome shotgun sequence contains the following coding sequences:
- the LOC127453433 gene encoding hyaluronan synthase 2 — MRCDKVVTNLRIVGTTLFGISLLVGISAAYIMGYKLITTAGNYLSFGLYGAILVIHLIIQSLFALLEHRNMKRSLETPIKLNKSLALCIAAYQEDPNYLRKCLLSVKRLTYPGIKVIMVIDGNNDEDNYMMEIFRDIMGQDKAATYVWKSNYHHRGPEESVESYAESLQHVSHLVLNNKCVCIMQKWGGKREVMYTSFKALGRSVDYVQVCDSDTMLDPASSVEMVKVLEEDPMVGGVGGDVQILNKYESWVSFLSSVRYWMAFNIERACQSYFGCVQCISGPLGMYRNSLLHEFLEDWYNQTFMGSHCSFGDDRHLTNRVLSLGYATKYTARSKCLTETPITYLRWLNQQTRWSKSYFREWLYNSMWFHKHHLWMTYEAVITGFFPFFLIATAIQLFYKGRIWNILLFLLIVQVVALIKSSFASCLRGNIVMVFMSFYSVLYMSSLLPAKMFAIATINKSGWGTSGRKTVVVNFIGLVPISVWFTILFVGIIYTIIQEMRKPFPESEKIVLIIGAIAYASYWVVFLTLYVVLIMKCGKRKKGQQYDMVLDV, encoded by the exons aTGAGATGTGATAAAGTGGTCACCAACCTAAGGATTGTTGGCACAACACTGTTTGGCATTTCGCTGCTTGTGGGAATCTCTGCTGCCTACATCATGGGGTACAAGCTCATAACGACTGCGGGCAACTACTTGTCCTTTGGTCTTTATGGGGCAATTCTAGTCATACACCTCATCATCCAAAGCTTGTTTGCCCTGTTGGAACACAGAAACATGAAACGTTCCCTGGAAACCCCTATCAAACTCAACAAATCACTGGCCCTATGCATCGCTGCCTATCAAGAGGATCCCAACTACCTGAGAAAGTGTTTACTATCTGTGAAAAGGCTCACCTACCCAGGGATAAAGGTCATCATGGTAATCGATGGCAATAATGACGAAGACAACTACATGATGGAGATCTTTCGGGACATCATGGGCCAGGATAAGGCAGCCACATATGTATGGAAAAGCAACTACCACCATCGAGGGCCAGAGGAAAGTGTGGAATCATACGCTGAGAGTCTGCAGCACGTTTCTCACCTGGTTCTCAACAATAAGTGTGTGTGCATTATGCAGAAGTGGGGTGGGAAGAGGGAGGTCATGTACACTTCCTTCAAAGCCCTCGGAAGAAGTGTTGACTATGTACAG GTATGTGATTCAGACACCATGTTGGATCCAGCCTCCTCTGTGGAaatggtgaaggttctggaggAAGATCCCATGGTCGGAGGAGTAGGTGGAGATGTACAG ATTCTGAACAAATATGAATCGTGGGTCTCCTTCCTCAGCAGTGTGAGGTATTGGATGGCGTTCAACATTGAAAGAGCTTGCCAGTCATATTTCGGATGTGTACAGTGTATCAGCGGACCCTTGGGGATGTACAGGAACTCCCTTCTTCATGAGTTCTTGGAGGACTGGTACAATCAGACGTTCATGGGAAGCCACTGTAGTTTCGGTGACGATCGGCACCTGACCAATCGAGTTCTGAGCCTGGGATACGCCACAAAATACACAGCTCGCTCAAAGTGCTTGACCGAGACACCCATCACTTACCTACGCTGGCTCAACCAGCAGACTCGCTGGAGTAAATCGTATTTTAGGGAGTGGCTTTACAACTCAATGTGGTTTCACAAGCACCACTTGTGGATGACCTATGAAGCTGTCATCACAGGCTTCTTCCCCTTTTTTCTCATTGCCACTGCAATCCAGCTCTTTTACAAGGGAAGGATCTGGAATATTCTTCTGTTCCTGCTAATTGTCCAGGTGGTGGCACTCATCAAATCCTCCTTTGCCAGTTGCCTCCGTGGAAACATTGTCATGGTTTTCATGTCCTTCTACTCAGTGTTGTACATGTCAAGTCTGCTACCAGCAAAGATGTTTGCAATAGCCACAATCAACAAATCGGGTTGGGGAACGTCTGGACGGAAGACTGTTGTGGTGAATTTTATTGGGCTTGTTCCaatctcagtttggttcacaatCCTTTTTGTTGGCATTATTTATACAATAATCCAAGAGATGCGAAAACCCTTCCCAGAGTctgaaaaaatagttttaataattGGAGCAATTGCGTATGCCAGCTATTGGGTTGTGTTTTTGACTTTGTATGTTGTTCTTATAATGAAGTGTGGCAAGAGGAAGAAAGGGCAACAGTATGACATGGTTCTGGATGTATAG